From Erigeron canadensis isolate Cc75 chromosome 8, C_canadensis_v1, whole genome shotgun sequence, one genomic window encodes:
- the LOC122578729 gene encoding WUSCHEL-related homeobox 8-like isoform X1 produces the protein MEQQDEGNNSNGNGGMFVKVMTDEQMEVLRKQIAIYATICEQLVDLHKSLTSHHDLAGVRLGNLYSDPLVTSGGHKFSGRQRWTPTPVQLQILERLFEQGNGTPSKQKIKEITSELLQHGQISETNVYNWFQNRRARSKRKQQVSAPNNGESEVETEVESPKPQQNSASTADDNMCFQNTNVSSGINSVDQRAKKVEPLFPSDASSKPSGNVGQMSYYGSMLANPNGASINAGMDRIIGKMEVPGSYQPYMQGDEYNMTG, from the exons ATGGAgcaacaagatgaaggaaataACAGTAATGGAAATGGAGGGATGTTTGTCAAAGTAATGACAGATGAACAAATGGAAGTCTTGAGGAAACAAATTGCTATTTATGCTACTATTTGTGAACAGCTTGTTGATTTACATAAATCACTTACTTCCCATCATGATCTTGctg GAGTTAGACTTGGGAACTTATACAGTGACCCGTTGGTCACATCTGGTGGACATAAGTTTTCTGGCCGACAGCGATGGACCCCGACACCAGTTCAGCTTCAGATTCTTGAGCGGCTTTTTGAGCAGGGAAATGGGACTCCAAGCaaacagaaaataaaagaaatcacATCGGAATTATTACAGCATGGCCAGATTTCTGAAACAAATGTTTATAACTGGTTCCAAAATAGGCGGGCTCGATCAAAGAGGAAGCAACAAGTATCTGCACCTAATAATGGTGAATCTGAAGTGGAAACTGAGGTTGAGTCACCCAAACCGCAGCAGAATTCAGCATCAACAGCTGATGATAATATGTGTTTCCAGAATACAAATGTAAGTTCTGGTATAAATTCAGTGGATCAACGAGCCAAGAAAGTGGAGCCCCTTTTTCCTTCTGATGCCAGTTCAAAGCCTTCTGGCAATGTCGGCCAGATGTCATATTATGGGAGTATGTTAGCTAATCCAA ATGGTGCATCCATTAATGCAGGAATGGACCGTATAATTGGAAAGATGGAAGTTCCAGGGAGTTACCAGCCATATATGCAGGGTGACGAGTACAACATGACAGGCTGA
- the LOC122578729 gene encoding WUSCHEL-related homeobox 8-like isoform X2, translating into MEQQDEGNNNNGNGGMFVKVMTDEQMEVLRKQIAIYATICEQLVDLHKSLTSHHDLAGVRLGNLYSDPLVTSGGHKFSGRQRWTPTPVQLQILERLFEQGNGTPSKQKIKEITSELLQHGQISETNVYNWFQNRRARSKRKQQVSAPNNGESEVETEVESPKPQQNSASTADDNMCFQNTNVSSGINSVDQRAKKVEPLFPSDASSKPSGNVGQMSYYGSMLANPNGASINAGMDRIIGKMEVPGSYQPYMQGDEYNMTG; encoded by the exons ATGGAgcaacaagatgaaggaaataACAATAATGGAAATGGAGGGATGTTTGTCAAAGTAATGACAGATGAACAAATGGAAGTCTTGAGGAAACAAATTGCTATTTATGCTACTATTTGTGAACAGCTTGTTGATTTACATAAATCACTTACATCCCATCATGATCTTGctg GAGTTAGACTTGGGAACTTATACAGTGACCCGTTGGTCACATCTGGTGGACATAAGTTTTCTGGCCGACAGCGATGGACCCCGACACCAGTTCAGCTTCAGATTCTTGAGCGGCTTTTTGAGCAGGGAAATGGGACTCCAAGCaaacagaaaataaaagaaatcacATCGGAATTATTACAGCATGGCCAGATTTCTGAAACAAATGTTTATAACTGGTTCCAAAATAGGCGGGCTCGATCAAAGAGGAAGCAACAAGTATCTGCACCTAATAATGGTGAATCTGAAGTGGAAACTGAGGTTGAGTCACCCAAACCGCAGCAGAATTCAGCATCAACAGCTGATGATAATATGTGTTTCCAGAATACAAATGTAAGTTCTGGTATAAATTCAGTGGATCAACGAGCCAAGAAAGTGGAGCCCCTTTTTCCTTCTGATGCCAGTTCAAAGCCTTCTGGCAATGTCGGCCAGATGTCATATTATGGGAGTATGTTAGCTAATCCAA ATGGTGCATCCATTAATGCAGGAATGGACCGTATAATTGGAAAGATGGAAGTTCCAGGGAGTTACCAGCCATATATGCAGGGTGACGAGTACAACATGACAGGCTGA
- the LOC122578729 gene encoding WUSCHEL-related homeobox 8-like isoform X4 yields the protein MEQQDEGNNNNGNGGMFVKVMTDEQMEVLRKQIAIYATICEQLVDLHKSLTSHHDLAGVRLGNLYSDPLVTSGGHKFSGRQRWTPTPVQLQILERLFEQGNGTPSKQKIKEITSELLQHGQISETNVYNWFQNRRARSKRKQQVSAPNNGESEVETEVESPKPQQNSASTADDNMCFQNTNVSSGINSVDQRAKKVEPLFPSDASSKPSGNVGQMSYYGSMLANPRMDRIIGKMEVPGSYQPYMQGDEYNMTG from the exons ATGGAgcaacaagatgaaggaaataACAATAATGGAAATGGAGGGATGTTTGTCAAAGTAATGACAGATGAACAAATGGAAGTCTTGAGGAAACAAATTGCTATTTATGCTACTATTTGTGAACAGCTTGTTGATTTACATAAATCACTTACATCCCATCATGATCTTGctg GAGTTAGACTTGGGAACTTATACAGTGACCCGTTGGTCACATCTGGTGGACATAAGTTTTCTGGCCGACAGCGATGGACCCCGACACCAGTTCAGCTTCAGATTCTTGAGCGGCTTTTTGAGCAGGGAAATGGGACTCCAAGCaaacagaaaataaaagaaatcacATCGGAATTATTACAGCATGGCCAGATTTCTGAAACAAATGTTTATAACTGGTTCCAAAATAGGCGGGCTCGATCAAAGAGGAAGCAACAAGTATCTGCACCTAATAATGGTGAATCTGAAGTGGAAACTGAGGTTGAGTCACCCAAACCGCAGCAGAATTCAGCATCAACAGCTGATGATAATATGTGTTTCCAGAATACAAATGTAAGTTCTGGTATAAATTCAGTGGATCAACGAGCCAAGAAAGTGGAGCCCCTTTTTCCTTCTGATGCCAGTTCAAAGCCTTCTGGCAATGTCGGCCAGATGTCATATTATGGGAGTATGTTAGCTAATCCAA GAATGGACCGTATAATTGGAAAGATGGAAGTTCCAGGGAGTTACCAGCCATATATGCAGGGTGACGAGTACAACATGACAGGCTGA
- the LOC122578729 gene encoding WUSCHEL-related homeobox 8-like isoform X3, translating to MEQQDEGNNSNGNGGMFVKVMTDEQMEVLRKQIAIYATICEQLVDLHKSLTSHHDLAGVRLGNLYSDPLVTSGGHKFSGRQRWTPTPVQLQILERLFEQGNGTPSKQKIKEITSELLQHGQISETNVYNWFQNRRARSKRKQQVSAPNNGESEVETEVESPKPQQNSASTADDNMCFQNTNVSSGINSVDQRAKKVEPLFPSDASSKPSGNVGQMSYYGSMLANPRMDRIIGKMEVPGSYQPYMQGDEYNMTG from the exons ATGGAgcaacaagatgaaggaaataACAGTAATGGAAATGGAGGGATGTTTGTCAAAGTAATGACAGATGAACAAATGGAAGTCTTGAGGAAACAAATTGCTATTTATGCTACTATTTGTGAACAGCTTGTTGATTTACATAAATCACTTACTTCCCATCATGATCTTGctg GAGTTAGACTTGGGAACTTATACAGTGACCCGTTGGTCACATCTGGTGGACATAAGTTTTCTGGCCGACAGCGATGGACCCCGACACCAGTTCAGCTTCAGATTCTTGAGCGGCTTTTTGAGCAGGGAAATGGGACTCCAAGCaaacagaaaataaaagaaatcacATCGGAATTATTACAGCATGGCCAGATTTCTGAAACAAATGTTTATAACTGGTTCCAAAATAGGCGGGCTCGATCAAAGAGGAAGCAACAAGTATCTGCACCTAATAATGGTGAATCTGAAGTGGAAACTGAGGTTGAGTCACCCAAACCGCAGCAGAATTCAGCATCAACAGCTGATGATAATATGTGTTTCCAGAATACAAATGTAAGTTCTGGTATAAATTCAGTGGATCAACGAGCCAAGAAAGTGGAGCCCCTTTTTCCTTCTGATGCCAGTTCAAAGCCTTCTGGCAATGTCGGCCAGATGTCATATTATGGGAGTATGTTAGCTAATCCAA GAATGGACCGTATAATTGGAAAGATGGAAGTTCCAGGGAGTTACCAGCCATATATGCAGGGTGACGAGTACAACATGACAGGCTGA